One Nocardioidaceae bacterium SCSIO 66511 genomic window carries:
- a CDS encoding HipA N-terminal domain-containing protein has translation MISECRAEGSGLPADYTTAQRADVYKGGRLAAHLERTSGGVDSRYDDSWLAGGGSPVATSLPLTADPLVAASGAVPAFFAGLLPEGRRLSALRPAPSLG, from the coding sequence ATGATATCGGAGTGTCGTGCCGAAGGCAGTGGGTTGCCGGCCGACTACACCACCGCCCAGCGTGCGGACGTCTACAAGGGCGGTCGGCTCGCGGCCCACCTCGAACGCACCTCGGGTGGGGTCGACTCTCGTTATGACGACTCCTGGCTTGCGGGCGGTGGCTCGCCGGTCGCGACCTCACTGCCCCTCACAGCGGATCCGCTGGTCGCGGCCAGTGGGGCCGTCCCGGCGTTCTTCGCGGGACTGCTTCCCGAGGGGCGCCGACTGT
- a CDS encoding helix-turn-helix domain-containing protein: MASLRKSRTSAHDRASEYGALAATVSLRREELDLRQAELAELAGCSTRFVHAIETGKSTLQLDKLLSVLRVLGLHLALERGQREGTVTIGKELAHLYDLGQDEVP; the protein is encoded by the coding sequence ATGGCATCACTACGAAAATCACGAACTTCAGCGCACGATCGTGCATCTGAATATGGCGCGCTCGCGGCCACCGTCTCGCTGCGCCGCGAGGAGCTCGACCTACGCCAGGCCGAGCTCGCCGAGCTCGCCGGATGCTCGACTCGGTTCGTGCATGCCATCGAGACCGGGAAGTCCACGCTGCAACTCGACAAGCTCCTCTCCGTGCTGCGAGTGCTCGGGCTCCACCTCGCGCTCGAGCGAGGTCAGCGCGAAGGCACCGTGACCATTGGCAAGGAGCTGGCCCACCTGTACGACCTTGGTCAAGACGAGGTTCCATGA
- a CDS encoding acetamidase/formamidase family protein, whose translation MNAPYNLHHEVDRDADRSRLVYTFGGVEPVASIRPGTLVTTWTADCFNGAVRTTDDMTSVVTDPAYLNPQTGPFYVEGAEPGDTIAVHFVSITPSVDWGVSTTVPLFGALTATPLTALLHDPLPERTWIYDLDVERGLVRYDALDSDITIDLPMDPMHGTVGVAPPLGEVRSSLTPGSWGGNMDTPEMRAGVTCYLGVNVPGGMLSLGDGHARQAEGETCGVAVETAMDTAFIVELIKGTPTPWPRLESDRYVMSTGSTRPLEDAFRIAHLDLIDLICDNCELSRMDAYQLVSQTALTPVANVCDTAYTMVAKIDKQLLPFDEVYGGAHSRLRRWAATG comes from the coding sequence GTGAACGCACCGTACAACCTGCACCACGAGGTCGACCGGGACGCCGATCGATCGCGACTCGTCTACACCTTCGGGGGTGTCGAGCCGGTCGCCTCGATCCGCCCGGGCACGCTCGTCACGACGTGGACAGCCGACTGCTTCAACGGAGCCGTTCGTACGACCGACGACATGACCTCGGTAGTGACCGACCCCGCCTACCTGAACCCGCAGACCGGGCCGTTCTACGTCGAGGGCGCCGAACCGGGCGACACGATCGCCGTCCATTTCGTGTCCATCACCCCGAGCGTCGACTGGGGAGTCTCGACGACCGTGCCGTTGTTCGGTGCGCTCACGGCGACTCCGCTCACGGCTCTCCTGCACGATCCGCTTCCGGAACGGACGTGGATCTACGACCTCGACGTCGAGCGCGGGCTCGTACGCTACGACGCGCTCGACTCCGACATCACCATCGACCTACCGATGGATCCGATGCACGGCACCGTCGGCGTCGCTCCCCCGCTCGGCGAGGTGCGCTCTTCGCTCACGCCGGGCTCGTGGGGCGGCAACATGGACACACCGGAGATGCGGGCCGGCGTGACGTGCTACCTCGGGGTCAATGTGCCCGGTGGAATGCTCAGCCTCGGCGACGGACATGCGCGTCAGGCCGAGGGCGAGACGTGCGGCGTCGCCGTCGAGACCGCAATGGACACGGCCTTCATCGTCGAGCTCATCAAGGGCACTCCGACACCCTGGCCGCGACTCGAAAGCGATCGTTACGTCATGTCCACGGGCTCGACCCGGCCGCTCGAAGATGCGTTTCGCATCGCTCATCTCGATCTGATCGACCTGATCTGCGACAACTGCGAGCTCTCCCGCATGGATGCGTACCAGCTGGTGTCGCAGACGGCGCTCACGCCGGTGGCGAACGTATGCGACACCGCGTACACGATGGTCGCGAAGATCGACAAGCAGCTGCTGCCGTTCGACGAGGTGTACGGCGGCGCGCATTCGCGCTTGCGCCGCTGGGCCGCAACGGGCTGA